One part of the Armatimonadota bacterium genome encodes these proteins:
- a CDS encoding transposase, whose protein sequence is MSQKRYTPEQIIHKLREAEVEIGKGGTVGQACKKIGVTEQTFYRWRAEYGGLKLDQAKRLKGLEAENARLKRMVADQ, encoded by the coding sequence ATGAGTCAGAAGCGCTACACGCCGGAGCAGATCATTCACAAGCTGCGGGAGGCGGAGGTGGAGATTGGCAAGGGAGGTACGGTCGGGCAGGCGTGCAAGAAGATCGGGGTGACAGAACAGACGTTCTATCGGTGGCGTGCCGAGTATGGCGGGCTGAAGCTAGATCAGGCGAAGCGGCTGAAGGGGCTGGAGGCGGAGAACGCACGGCTGAAGCGCATGGTGGCGGATCAA